The Theileria annulata chromosome 3, complete sequence, *** SEQUENCING IN PROGRESS *** genome has a segment encoding these proteins:
- a CDS encoding uncharacterized protein (Contains putative WD04 domains): protein MDVISCLEWIPRKFCDSDFFEDYIHSNVSHKPLVRINIYHNYYLFLHPPQIHSCNIFITLFTKSDEEDGHSESLAYEDVELDYFDLKNYDDYLSPNEQFFNIRSTDENLLLEDQEDINARKLDESDRVIIAGISNEYFSSLVVYLYDVDTCGLEPNHTIHLSNFPLCSELVALPESPPLLAIGTFEPEISLYNLKLINQLKPTLSLHDNTINDDISVLSLSFSTKYYSIAYNKLVGGYSDNTMRVWDLTHKSIVFTSNHHTKHVQVVLWNPEDDDIVLTGSFDQKASLVDLRCSKPTVSYFYYFISRMTIILEMISNVPFGPPIIHQLYSAYIVNLLLP, encoded by the exons ATGGATGTAATAAGCTGTTTAGAATGGATTCCTAGGAAATTTTGTGATTCTGACTTCTTTGAAGATTATATACACTCAAATGTCTCTCATAAACCGTTAGTTCgcattaatatttatcacaattattatttatttctccATCCTCCACAAATTCACTCctgtaatatttttataacttTGTTCACTAA ATctgatgaagaagatgGCCATAGTGAGTCACTAGCATATGAAGATGTGGAACTGGACTATTTCGACTTAAAAAATTACGATGACTATTTGTCTCCTA ATGAGCAATTTTTTAACATAAGATCTACTGACGAGAACTTATTACTCGAAGACCAAGAAGATAttaat GCAAGGAAATTGGATGAGAGTGACCGTGTTATAATTGCTGGTATTAGTAATGAGTATTTTTCATCATTGGTTGTATATTTGTACGACGTTGATACTTGTGGTCTCGAACCCAACCACACTATTCACCTTTCTAATTTCCCACTTTGCTCTGAACTTGTAGCACTTCCTGAATCACCTCCACTCTTAGCTATAGGTACTTTTGAACCtgaaatttcattatataactTAAAACTCATCAATCAACTCAAGCCTACCCTATCCCTCCATgataatactattaatgatgatatttctgtattatcattatcatTTTCCACAAAGTACTACTCGATTGCTTA TAATAAGTTGGTTGGAGGATATTCTGATAATACTATGAGAGTTTGGGATTTAACTCATAAATCCATTGTATTTACATCAAATCATCATACTAAACAT GTCCAAGTGGTATTATGGAATCCTGAAGATGATGATATAGTATTAACTGGCTCATTTGATCAGAAAGCTTCATTGGTAGACTTGAGATGTTCCAAACCAACAGTATCttacttttattattttatttctagAATGACTATAATCTTGGAAATGATATCGAATGTGCCATTTGGTCCTCCAATCATACATCAATTGTATTCTGCATACATAGTTAATTTACTACTCCcctaa
- a CDS encoding uncharacterized protein (The N-terminal part is conserved with a few mammlian proteins; contains a putative transmembrane domain;~1 probable transmembrane helix predicted for TA18665 by TMHMM2.0 at aa 102-124), with protein MKISKNKRNKKIVEFYKTLNNLIEPFKVLIDGSFVFAALKNRIRIKQLLSEALGYNITPVTTNCILNELKDMGEDLSGAVTVIKHFQNVITMNRITLTQGDVFYLLFLMINFLLLPKILLLLNGLVFKCCFGTIYHSIIFSRLSSSFIYFQQNLAYHYFMIWKLEGVPIIRIIDNLIHLEKPSHNTLDQKQKVEESKRLPKNWEQSLLSSNNTSKHTNTKYIYNLSNTSNNTLYLSYNFII; from the exons atgAAAATATCTAAGAATAAgagaaataaaaaaattgtagaattttataaaactCTAAATAATCTCATTGAACCTTTTAAAGTCCTAA TTGATGGTAGTTTTGTATTTGCAGCTCTTAAGAATCGTATTCGCATTAAACAACTATTATCTGAAGCTTTGGGTTATAATATTACACCAG TAACAACAAATTGCATATTGAATGAGTTGAAGGACATGGGTGAGGATTTGTCTGGTGCCGTGACTGTAATAAAGCACTTTCAgaa TGTTATCACAATGAATCGAATAACTTTAACTCAAGGCGATGTATTTTATCTACTCTTTCTAATGATAAACTTTTTGTTGCTACCCAAGATCTTACTCTTATTAAATGGATTAG TATTTAAGTGTTGTTTTGGCACTATTTATCattctattattttcagCAGATTAAGTTcatcatttatttattttcaacaaaATTTAGCATACCATTATTTTATGATATG gAAGTTGGAAGGAGTACCTATAATAAGGATAATAGATAATTTGATACATTTGGAGAAACCATCCCATAACACATTAGATCAGAAACAGAAA GTTGAGGAATCTAAAAGATTACCTAAAAACTGGGAACAATCCCTTTTGTCATCCAATAATACTTCAAAACACACTAATActaagtatatatataacttaTCCAATACATCTAATAATACACTATACCTTAGTTACAACTTTataatatag
- a CDS encoding uncharacterized protein (Conatins one putative transmembrane domain;~1 probable transmembrane helix predicted for TA18670 by TMHMM2.0 at aa 22-44), giving the protein MALNLNCNHKDAAENYGDSDCPYLTASFVFAGLSMMLNIRLAYSSAPYALIRYKLPENLFSVFVRRMASALELWCLPSMLLGNILDTGSKLLFTNEVITDDSDGKKLKQWTIIIPSIFTMWSDFITYVT; this is encoded by the coding sequence ATGGCACTAAACCTTAACTGTAACCATAAGGATGCTGCAGAGAATTATGGTGATTCGGACTGTCCATATTTGACAGCTTCATTTGTCTTTGCTGGTCTATCTATGATGCTTAATATTCGACTTGCTTATAGTTCTGCTCCATATGCACTCATTAGATACAAGTTACCTGAGAATCTTTTTAGTGTGTTTGTTAGAAGAATGGCTAGTGCCTTGGAACTCTGGTGTCTGCCAAGTATGCTTCTGGGTAACATACTTGATACAGGTTCAAAACTATTATTCACCAACGAAGTCATCACCGACGACAGCGACGGCAAGAAACTTAAGCAATGGACTATCATTATTCCTTCCATATTTACTATGTGGTCAGACTTTATCACTTATGTAACATAA
- a CDS encoding Theileria-specific integral membrane protein, putative (Contains 10 putative transmembrane domains;~11 probable transmembrane helices predicted for TA18675 by TMHMM2.0 at aa 22-44, 121-143, 153-175, 215-237, 267-289, 302-321, 387-409, 429-451, 461-478, 536-555 and 559-578) yields MALNLNCNHKDAAENYGDSDCPYLTASFVFAGLSMMLNIRLAYSSAPYALIRYKLPENLFSVFVRRMASALELWCLPSMLLGNILDTGSKLLFKYYGDKLKLGDYGDGENKSKQLKQWTIIYPSIFTMWSDFITYVVLLVVYLMGGDYGNVTAYYGVIAVSGFIFGINMTLVYAVDFNYIPVYVAGENSFPALTSLIHYFATLIFGNRRKWNSDFLIVVIDISVAITISFITATLWTVSFLSTHQTGQPKWHIHPFDKNISKPHWEVISPTLMVIVGMGLVYAIYPGLAPGMIVPFYLIDKIEMVLLIATIFPPVIVALLIKGSFDQATTEYSPKSAYQAHQGGTETPGFGGWRHYKKHKNKQDPGGVQSPDFSCASNESEFVHNWFWHFFDLLIVIKITLAVIFIYSLHYRDSSLSRSIINQPKMSTILSITFYMCHEILLALGFPGVIGNNGADYVMLPAQYVGALFMIFLAFYSGKEGHPPKDPNQRACQILKLQTKPASGSNVIALTYTIGPDFKPHSKAINIGKRNYKGTVYYLCLVSPCLMVLTGRFSFPNLTIVTRVGIFVNFVEFLFNVLDRCKSNSAVESNFSIWRGV; encoded by the coding sequence ATGGCACTAAACCTTAACTGTAACCATAAGGATGCTGCAGAGAATTATGGTGATTCGGACTGTCCATATTTGACAGCTTCATTTGTCTTTGCTGGTCTATCTATGATGCTTAATATTCGACTTGCTTATAGTTCTGCTCCATATGCACTCATTAGATACAAGTTACCTGAGAATCTTTTTAGTGTGTTTGTTAGAAGAATGGCTAGTGCCTTGGAACTCTGGTGTCTGCCAAGTATGCTTCTGGGTAACATACTTGATACAGGTTCAAAACTATTATTCAAATACTACGGCGACAAACTCAAACTAGGAGACTACGGCGACGGCGAAAACAAGTCCAAGCAACTTAAGCAATGGACTATCATCTATCCTTCCATATTTACTATGTGGTCAGACTTCATCACATACGTAGTACTTCTAGTTGTATATTTGATGGGTGGTGACTATGGTAATGTAACTGCCTATTATGGTGTCATTGCAGTATCTGGATTCATCTTTGGTATCAATATGACATTGGTTTATGCTGTggattttaattatatacctGTCTATGTTGCTGGTGAAAATTCATTTCCAGCACTAACATcattaattcattattttgCAACACTGATATTTGGTAATCGAAGGAAATGGAATTCAGATTTTCTAATTGTAGTGATTGACATATCTGTAGCAATCAccatttcatttattacaGCTACTCTCTGGACCGTATCATTCCTATCAACTCACCAAACTGGTCAGCCTAAGTGGCATATTCACCCATTTGACAAGAATATTTCCAAACCTCACTGGGAAGTTATTTCACCTACACTAATGGTGATAGTAGGTATGGGACTGGTGTATGCTATTTATCCTGGTTTAGCACCAGGTATGATTGTACCATTTTATCTCATTGATAAGATTGAGATGGTACTTCTGATTGCTACGATATTTCCACCCGTCATTGTAGCACTACTTATCAAAGGATCATTTGATCAAGCTACCACAGAGTATTCACCTAAATCCGCATACCAAGCACATCAAGGTGGCACTGAAACCCCAGGTTTTGGAGGTTGGCGACATTACAAAAAACACAAAAACAAACAAGACCCAGGAGGAGTACAATCACCTGACTTCAGCTGCGCCTCCAATGAAAGTGAATTTGTCCATAATTGGTTCTGGCACTTCTTTGATCTACTCATAGTTATTAAGATCACTCTTGCCGTCATATTCATTTACTCACTTCATTATAGAGATTCTTCACTTTCCCGTAGTATCATTAATCAACCGAAGATGTCTACCATCCTCAGCATTACATTCTATATGTGTCATGAGATTCTTCTTGCTTTGGGGTTTCCAGGTGTCATAGGTAATAATGGTGCTGATTATGTTATGCTACCAGCGCAATATGTTGGAGCTCTGTTTATGATATTTTTAGCGTTTTATTCCGGAAAAGAAGGACATCCACCCAAGGATCCTAATCAGAGAGCATGTCAAATACTCAAACTTCAAACCAAACCAGCATCCGGTTCTAATGTTATTGCACTGACATACACAATAGGACCTGATTTTAAACCACACTCAAAGGCCATCAATATTGGTAAGCGTAACTATAAGGGCACTGTATACTATTTATGCTTGGTATCTCCATGTCTTATGGTCCTTACTGGTAGATTCTCATTTCCAAACCTTACCATAGTAACAAGAGTTGGTATTTTTGTGAACTTCGTGGAGTTCCTTTTCAATGTACTGGACAGGTGCAAGAGTAATAGTGCCGTTGAGAGTAATTTCAGTATCTGGAGGGGGGTATAG
- a CDS encoding uncharacterized protein (note), giving the protein MGKRVKKVKGYGAYWSGDIKNKHIQRKNKQYVIDQKYLTQYKKISHQNIANSVDSYNTLCKSISFENNNLYNNDNVEIIKPIIETVYLEPSDQQNDGETIHNNGERTKNLDSDSTQNIITDINTAVSNPVNTTKSVNVKNCGIYSKIIDKRKRFENKRSDEYKKHVEEMKMRKKERREKKKMRYERHRLLGTKTKKGQPIMKNVIKHLIKSFSNA; this is encoded by the coding sequence ATGGGCAAAAGGGTAAAGAAGGTAAAGGGATATGGAGCATACTGGTCCGGAGATATTAAAAACAAGCACATTCAAAGGAAGAATAAACAATATGTTATAGatcaaaaatatttaactcAATATAAAAAGATTTCTCACCAAAATATCGCAAATTCTGTTGATTCATATAATACACTATGtaaatcaatttcatttgaaaataataatctatataataatgataatgttgaaataataaagcCTATAATTGAGACGGTATATTTGGAGCCAAGCGATCAGCAAAATGATGGAGAAACAATTCATAATAATGGTGAAAGAACCAAGAATCTAGATTCTGATTCAAcacaaaatattattactgaTATTAATACTGCTGTCTCTAACCCAGTAAACACAACTAAATCAGTAAATGTAAAGAATTGTGGTATatatagtaaaataattgataagAGAAAGAGGTTTGAGAATAAGCGTTCGgatgaatataaaaaacaTGTTGAGGAGATGAAGATGAGGAAGAAGGAAAGGAGAGAGAAAAAGAAAATGAGATATGAACGACATAGATTGCTTGGAACAAAAACCAAAAAGGGACAACCGATTATGAAAAACGTAATCAAACATCTCATTAAATCCTTTTCAAATGCATGA
- a CDS encoding uncharacterized protein (hypothetical protein, conserved), with the protein MVINFVISNCGLELHKSNKKLSQSKLSLLQEHLHFHNTEEDINGSDYRPDIVHFCLLSIQDSILNKEGKIQVYLETLQGSVFKVSNSFRVPRTFKVFNKVFSAFLQSKSKELRTESGELLLESVGSLEELVLESSIKIAIDNRCPILDIKTVLSQLTDDFDRCWFFFSASPTRSLSNITLSNIIEVSTIHREILERDNLNAGTDPNELQSLEDVYANPLNNLNTLNNLNGLNIKYDYCLSIRDYNLSCLSNCYTLVCTLEHLLNY; encoded by the exons ATGGTAATAAATTTCGTAATTTCTAATTGCGGCTTAGAATTACACAAATCTAATAAGAAACTTTCACAATCTAAACTCTCTCTTCTTCAAGAACATTTACATTTTCACAA TACTGAAGAAGATATAAATGGCTCTGATTATCGTCCTGATATAGTTCACTTTTGCTTGCTATCCATTCAAGATTCAATTTTGAACAAGGAGGGGAAGATTCAAGTGTACTTGGAGACTCTTCAAGGCAGCGTTTTCAAGGTCTCCAACTCCTTTAGGGTCCCAAGAACTTTTAAGGTGTTCAACAAGGTTTTCTCTGCTTTTTTACAAAGTAAGTCCAAAGAGCTTAGGACTGAGTCTGGCGAGCTTTTGCTAGAGTCTGTTGGCAGTTTGGAAGAACTAGTACTAGAATCTTCAATAAAAATCGCAATTGACAACAGATGTCCAATTTTGGATATCAAGACTGTTCTATCGCAGCTGACTGATGACTTTGACCGCTGTTGGTTCTTCTTCTCAGCCTCTCCCACTCGCAGTCTTTCTAACATTACTCTCtcaaatattatagaaGTTTCAACTATCCACAGGGAAATACTCGAAAGGGATAATCTAAACGCAGGAACAGATCCCAATGAACTACAATCGTTAGAAGATGTATATGCTAACCCactaaacaatttaaatacactaaacaatttgaatggattaaatattaaatatgattatTGTTTATCGATTAGAGATTATAATCTTAGTTGTCTTTCAAATTGTTATACTCTCGTTTGTACATTAGAACACCTTctcaattattaa
- a CDS encoding ubiquitin-like protein, putative translates to MGQMIEVILNDRLGRKIRVKCNSDDTILDLKKLVAAQTGTRYDKIRIQKWYIVYKDHITLEDYEIKDGMGLELFYN, encoded by the exons ATGGGACAG ATGATAGAGGTGATTTTAAATGATCGTTTGGGGCGTAAAATAAGGGTAAAATGCAACTCGGATGATACAATTTTGGACCTTAAAAAACTCGTAGCTGCTCAAACTG gaACGAGATATGATAAAATCCGTATACAAAAGTGgtatattgtatataagGACCATATTACTTTGGAAGACTACGAAATAAAAGACGGAATGGGCCTTGAACTTTtttataactaa
- a CDS encoding NEW1 domain containing protein isoform, putative (Significant hit to Pfam New1 domain;~4 probable transmembrane helices predicted for TA18700 by TMHMM2.0 at aa 17-39, 49-71, 158-180 and 200-222;~Signal anchor predicted for TA18700 by SignalP 2.0 HMM (Signal peptide probability 0.062, signal anchor probability 0.937) with cleavage site probability 0.046 between residues 34 and 35), translated as MGYASMGRICSLKCTKVLIAVLTFLASFLPLAFFLVYHFTFYYLRNLVGLYVILAILGLCSVGLFFATSFSNPGYVKKLDYPTRMFDYLKCSFRGGNPPRFVDMMINGQPTKVKFCSTCHTYRPPRSVHCSDCDRCIVRFDHHCPYVANCIGYYNYKIFLSFLLLSSLYFSFLFSLFIFRSVEFFPSFQSNVNQSPTDIIGTIIFMIITFISVWLVFGLYFFHMFIVRSNLSTYDKLKEHFDEFNPFDRGTLNNCKAVLLYNPKKQTNRNQTIYNPCAMYTLQSNTKSLDKTLSF; from the coding sequence atggGTTACGCAAGTATGGGACGGATCTGTAGTTTGAAATGTACGAAGGTGTTAATAGCGGTTCTTACATTTTTAGCGTCGTTTCTGCCGTTGGCGTTTTTCCTCGTGTACCATTTCACCTTTTACTACTTGAGAAATTTGGTTGGTTTGTACGTGATCTTGGCGATTCTGGGGCTATGTTCAGTAGGCTTGTTCTTTGCCACATCCTTTTCAAACCCAGGATATGTTAAGAAACTGGATTACCCAACTCGTATGTTCGACTACCTAAAATGTTCGTTCAGAGGAGGTAATCCACCACGTTTCGTTGATATGATGATCAACGGACAGCCAACTAAGGTTAAGTTTTGCTCAACATGCCACACATATCGCCCTCCAAGATCAGTTCACTGCTCAGACTGTGACCGTTGCATCGTCCGTTTTGACCACCACTGTCCCTATGTAGCAAACTGCATTGGATACTATAACTACAAAATATTCTTGTCTTTTCTATTGCTTTCTTCTCTCTACTTTTCCTTTCTATTCTCACTGTTCATTTTCCGGTCTGTTGAGTTTTTCCCCTCGTTCCAGTCAAACGTGAACCAGAGCCCGACTGATATTATTGgaacaattatttttatgatCATAACATTCATTAGCGTTTGGCTGGTTTTCGGACTTTACTTCTTCCACATGTTCATTGTTCGCAGTAATTTGAGCACCTACGACAAACTCAAGGAACACTTTGACGAGTTCAACCCCTTCGACCGAGGCACGCTCAACAACTGTAAAGCCGTACTTCTTTACAATCCCAAGAAGCAAACCAATCGTAATCAAACCATTTACAACCCATGCGCAATGTACACTCTTCAGTCAAACACCAAATCACTGGATAAAACATTATctttctaa
- a CDS encoding uncharacterized protein (Contains a putative signal sequence), whose amino-acid sequence MDNVDENIIFNENEVEDNLASDEFRINNDNVISLTQSLRTALPSQVIFTRANLSDKSDYYEEWLQKCVAWIALDSGVRRMDFYSLEKITNFVTNHIKALGRKATLLSRTRGCETTNFVDVMKALEEVDPTVYNYIFKEKLSSKTKQLPKKVPIVSHNYLTQPVALSQPSALYFQCMINATELLSELNSSNSSGFGSMGGLNVYNSMSFSKRDSDGKGLKPLELLDMEYFLTYTTRTPYSFKMDEVYQKIVASRPKFLHKHMPLLPPEFIFGRNDDDNLSYDPDPGKQSDSLMSQNILLQSDLPMLHRVQIEPDLQHLNTNFNNEHNTK is encoded by the coding sequence ATGGATAACGTTGATGAGAATATTATCTTTAACGAGAACGAAGTAGAAGATAATTTGGCCTCCGATGAAtttagaataaataatgataatgtAATATCCCTGACCCAGTCTCTTAGAACTGCACTCCCTTCTCAAGTCATTTTCACTCGGGCCAATTTGTCCGATAAATCTGATTACTATGAGGAATGGCTCCAGAAGTGCGTTGCCTGGATAGCGTTGGACTCTGGGGTTAGGAGGATGGACTTTTACTCTCTGGAGAAGATTACTAACTTCGTCACTAACCACATCAAAGCTCTTGGTCGTAAGGCTACCCTGCTGAGCAGGACTCGTGGCTGCGAAACCACAAATTTTGTTGACGTTATGAAGGCTTTGGAGGAAGTAGATCCAACGGTCTACAACTACATTTTTAAGGAGAAATTGTCTTCCAAGACGAAACAACTGCCAAAAAAAGTGCCAATTGTGTCCCATAACTACCTGACTCAACCAGTTGCTCTTTCACAACCCTCGGCTCTTTATTTCCAGTGTATGATAAATGCAACTGAACTTTTATCTGAGCTTAACAGTTCTAATAGTAGCGGGTTTGGTAGTATGGGAGGcttaaatgtgtataacAGTATGAGTTTCAGTAAACGAGATAGTGATGGGAAAGGATTAAAGCCTCTTGAATTACTGGATATggaatattttttaacatACACAACTCGAACTCCATACTCCTTTAAGATGGATGAAGTTTACCAGAAAATTGTGGCGTCCAGACCCAAGTTTCTACACAAACACATGCCTCTACTACCCCCAGAGTTCATCTTCGGCCGTAACGATGACGATAATTTAAGTTACGACCCTGATCCTGGAAAGCAATCGGATAGTCTAATGAGTCAAAATATTCTCCTGCAATCAGATTTACCAATGTTACATAGAGTACAAATCGAGCCCGATTTACAACATCTCAATaccaattttaataatgaacataatactaaataa
- a CDS encoding DnaJ protein, putative (Significant hit to Pfam DnaJ domain): MNLEFDNFDYYDTLNVTPNSSQDEIKSSYRKLIRLWHPDKHSIGSESDPPNYGSDNNHQTHRDAQSISKDAQSLSKKRDSAFTKIQKAYSVLSDPILRSHYGRFISNSYFIYF, translated from the exons atgaatctagaatttgataattttgattattaTGACACTTTAAACGTTACACCTAAT TCTTCGCAAGATGAGATAAAAAGTAGTTATCGCAAGTTAATTCGTTTATGGCATCCAGATAAGCATTCAATTGGTTCAGAATCCGATCCTCCAAACTATGGATCGGATAATAACCACCAAACACACAGGGACGCACAATCAATTAGTAAGGATGCCCAATCACTGAGCAAAAAGCGCGATTCAGCCTTTACCAAGATACAAAAGGCTTATTCTGTACTCTCAGATCCTATTTTGAGATCACATTATGGTAGATTTATTAGTAATTCATACTTTATTTacttttaa
- a CDS encoding uncharacterized protein (2 probable transmembrane helices predicted for TA18715 by TMHMM2.0 at aa 175-197 and 326-348), whose amino-acid sequence MNENVSEKSAYTIPEELDGESPKQELLSYNKTEDYVSRRVLLLLRDRYSREMKLLPFQLITNYTFNLRSDFLSDYVQLKLDGDKTDPVTSLMGKRHLYMTGVILDNSMELLYNKFRFGFHLSSVLNKGTFGNLFTRFDVSRDISETVELRVSADATGFMNPKLFLMSLRKKFNDTFWSSFILTLSSSFIPNLYAIFHKNINKRHSIELTVTNGLYLNYHYLKVISKYTKVNFKAIASPDNIGIELRSKTLNVFGTTLGALIRLCLMNGLSFEWFFRTFVESSYLGIMKVEYRLSLVNNKVILHLKGIINNSKVNIPVLLFKGDQNLAIYVISSLTIITLSLPLFYSTLRSLYHGTCGVVSHYTNKWQTQTPENEGIVSRISSIMTNEEGGIGLNDLDTVTKTYYKNPLRHNFYSSFPQFFSTTNYYGFSIDNGSDTSSPLVTSNQLEGNLNYELKHIKYYHYNPSIPERSGLHDGDAVQVRNDEEIVTSSEEMSMVLEENSKLYNMAKSNYFKELEKKGLLVLFALYGHPRLLDYVNSHHKSIHFTFNKYTTYEDELEKLLRNSALDLDSSLVINVTNVLMSKVNESCLYLSSSNKESLIGFTNPHLHLSVKPKLLIVYHLNTPNSYIINHNYH is encoded by the coding sequence ATGAACGAGAACGTGAGCGAGAAGAGCGCGTACACTATCCCAGAAGAGTTGGACGGTGAGAGTCCAAAGCAGGAACTTTTAAGTTACAACAAGACAGAAGACTACGTCTCGAGAAGAGTGCTTCTTCTTCTAAGAGACCGTTATTCTAGAGAGATGAAACTTCTGCCATTTCAGCTGATTACCAATTATACCTTCAATTTAAGGTCAGACTTCCTGTCCGATTATGTACAGCTTAAGCTTGATGGAGATAAAACTGACCCAGTCACCAGTTTAATGGGTAAAAGACATCTTTATATGACTGGAGTGATACTGGATAATTCCATGGAGTTGCTGTATAACAAGTTCAGATTTGGATTTCACCTATCTTCAGTACTTAACAAGGGGACTTTCGGGAACCTTTTCACCCGATTCGACGTCAGCAGAGACATATCAGAAACAGTAGAACTTCGAGTTAGCGCTGATGCAACAGGCTTCATGAACCCAAAGCTGTTTCTGATGAGTCTGAGGAAGAAGTTTAATGACACCTTTTGGTCCTCCTTCATACTCACGCTGTCCAGCAGTTTTATCCCAAACCTGTACGCCATTTTCCACAAGAACATTAATAAACGCCATTCAATAGAGCTCACAGTTACCAACGGACTATACCTAAACTATCACTATTTGAAAGTCATTAGCAAGTATACCAAGGTTAACTTTAAGGCCATAGCCTCCCCAGATAATATCGGAATTGAACTAAGAAGTAAGACCTTGAACGTCTTTGGGACGACTTTAGGTGCCTTAATTCGACTATGTCTGATGAACGGTTTGAGCTTCGAGTGGTTCTTTAGAACGTTTGTCGAGTCCAGTTACTTGGGGATCATGAAGGTCGAGTACAGGCTAAGCCTCGTGAATAATAAGGTGATACTGCACCTCAAGGGCATTATCAACAACTCGAAGGTAAACATACCAGTGCTCCTGTTTAAAGGAGACCAAAACCTCGCCATATACGTCATTTCTTCCTTGACAATCATTACTCTTTCGTTACCCCTGTTTTACTCAACACTCCGGTCATTATATCACGGGACGTGTGGAGTAGTTAGCCACTACACTAACAAGTGGCAGACTCAAACCCCAGAAAACGAAGGAATTGTGAGCCGAATAAGCAGCATAATGACAAATGAAGAAGGTGGAATTGGCCTCAACGACCTCGACACTGTCACTAAAACCTACTACAAAAACCCGCTAAGGCATAATTTTTACTCCTCTTTCCCTCAGTTTTTCTCAACCACCAACTACTACGGCTTTTCTATCGACAATGGTTCTGACACTTCCTCACCACTCGTTACGAGTAACCAGCTGGAGGGAAACTTAAACTATGAACTGAaacatattaaatattaccACTATAACCCCTCGATACCTGAGAGAAGCGGGTTACATGATGGAGATGCTGTTCAAGTTAGAAATGACGAGGAAATTGTGACCTCTAGTGAGGAAATGAGTATGGTATTGGAGGAGAACAGCAAGTTGTATAACATGGCTAAATCgaattattttaaagaGTTAGAGAAAAAGGGCTTATTGGTATTATTTGCCCTTTATGGTCACCCCAGATTACTTGATTACGTAAACTCTCACCATAAGTCTATCCACTTTACCTTCAACAAATACACCACTTACGAAGATGAGCTTGAAAAACTACTTAGAAATTCTGCTTTGGACCTTGACTCTTCACTTGTTATCAACGTAACTAATGTTCTCATGTCAAAGGTCAATGAATCCTGTTTATACCTTTCAAGCAGTAATAAAGAATCTTTAATTGGTTTCACTAATCCACACCTTCATTTGTCCGTTAAGCCCAAATTACTCATTGTGTATCACTTAAATACACCAAATAGTTACATTATCAATCACAATTATCACTga